A stretch of the bacterium SCSIO 12827 genome encodes the following:
- the cysQ gene encoding 3'(2'),5'-bisphosphate nucleotidase CysQ: protein MLTIDLTLLEQVADIAKRAGAQILTVYKTDFEVETKGDNSPVTQADQLAEALITQAIQSEISADIPIVGEEAVEAKGLKQPNGPVFWLVDPLDGTKEFVKRSGEFTVNIALIENGTPVLGVVHLPVLNETFLAGAPGAFKQTGDGPLTLIASRETPAEGLTAVVSRSHGAEEADAFLERYTVVHRIGAGSSLKFCRIAEGAADIYPRFGRTMEWDTAAGHAVLNFAGGRVLTTDGAPLAYGKIGLDNPHFIAVGKGIGLDG from the coding sequence ATGCTGACCATCGACCTGACCCTGCTTGAACAGGTGGCGGATATCGCCAAGCGCGCGGGCGCGCAGATTCTCACCGTTTACAAAACCGATTTCGAGGTCGAGACCAAGGGCGATAACTCCCCGGTCACGCAGGCAGACCAACTTGCCGAAGCCCTGATCACCCAGGCGATCCAAAGCGAGATTTCCGCCGACATCCCCATCGTCGGCGAGGAAGCGGTCGAGGCCAAGGGCCTGAAACAGCCCAACGGTCCCGTGTTCTGGCTGGTCGACCCGCTGGACGGGACCAAGGAATTCGTCAAGCGCAGCGGCGAGTTCACGGTCAACATCGCCTTGATCGAAAACGGCACACCTGTCCTGGGCGTGGTGCATCTGCCCGTGCTGAACGAAACCTTCCTGGCCGGCGCGCCGGGTGCATTCAAGCAGACCGGCGACGGCCCGCTTACCCTCATCGCATCACGCGAAACCCCGGCCGAAGGGCTGACCGCCGTGGTCAGCCGCTCCCACGGGGCCGAAGAAGCGGATGCGTTCCTGGAACGCTATACCGTGGTGCATCGCATCGGCGCCGGCAGTTCGCTGAAATTCTGCCGCATCGCCGAAGGGGCGGCCGACATCTACCCCCGGTTCGGGCGGACCATGGAATGGGATACGGCGGCGGGCCATGCGGTCCTGAATTTTGCCGGCGGCCGCGTGTTGACGACGGATGGCGCCCCTCTGGCCTACGGCAAGATCGGGCTCGACAATCCCCACTTCATCGCGGTCGGCAAGGGGATCGGCCTTGACGGATAG
- the amrB gene encoding AmmeMemoRadiSam system protein B → MTAIRPTTVAGSFYPDRPQDLDALIARCWDDAKITVGPVPKAIVAPHAGYVYSGAVAASAYARIKPAHGRIKRVILLGPCHRVAVKGLALSGADAFDTPLGPVEIDKAAAALIADLPQVQVFDATHAQEHSLEVHLPFLMRVLDDFKVLPLVVGQATPDQVAEVLEKLWGGPETLIVVSSDLSHYLDYDSAQAIDRRTCRAIEALAPEQISTHGACGRFPLGGLLKLAKAKGMTVETVDLRNSGDTAGPRDRVVGYGSWLFMENPAAAVQEDETDFAAQTKALLARHGTTLLRLAASSIEHGLETGQPLMPDMSTASGDLAAPGACFVTLKKNGQLRGCIGSPEAHRPLLTDVAVNAYAAAFRDPRFPKLEASELPEITLSISVLSPQAPMTVRDEADLLAQLRPGIDGLVIADGGKRALFLPSVWEQLPDKRAFLMHLKRKAGMAGNHWSSTFTARRFVAEQAQSADLPADRPLWRAQPS, encoded by the coding sequence ATGACCGCAATTCGCCCCACCACCGTCGCCGGATCGTTCTATCCGGACCGGCCGCAGGATTTGGACGCCCTGATCGCCCGGTGCTGGGACGACGCCAAGATCACCGTCGGCCCCGTGCCCAAGGCGATCGTCGCGCCGCACGCGGGCTATGTCTATTCCGGGGCTGTGGCGGCCAGCGCCTATGCGCGGATCAAGCCGGCCCACGGGCGGATCAAACGGGTCATCCTGCTGGGCCCCTGCCACCGGGTCGCGGTGAAAGGCCTGGCGCTGTCGGGGGCCGACGCCTTCGACACCCCCTTGGGACCGGTCGAGATCGACAAAGCGGCGGCGGCCTTGATCGCCGATCTGCCCCAGGTCCAGGTGTTCGACGCCACCCACGCCCAGGAACATTCGCTGGAGGTCCACCTGCCGTTCCTGATGCGCGTGCTCGACGATTTCAAGGTTCTGCCGCTGGTCGTCGGCCAGGCCACGCCGGACCAGGTCGCGGAGGTGCTGGAGAAACTCTGGGGCGGGCCGGAAACGCTGATCGTGGTGTCTTCGGATCTCAGCCATTATCTCGATTACGACAGCGCCCAAGCGATCGACCGGCGCACCTGCCGGGCCATCGAGGCCCTGGCGCCGGAGCAGATTTCCACCCACGGCGCCTGCGGCCGCTTTCCGCTGGGCGGTCTGCTGAAACTGGCCAAGGCGAAGGGCATGACGGTCGAGACCGTGGACCTGCGCAATTCGGGCGACACGGCGGGGCCGCGCGACCGGGTCGTCGGCTATGGGTCCTGGCTGTTCATGGAAAACCCGGCGGCCGCCGTTCAAGAAGACGAAACGGATTTCGCGGCCCAGACCAAGGCGCTGCTCGCCCGCCACGGCACAACGTTGCTGCGCCTGGCCGCATCGTCCATCGAGCACGGCCTGGAAACGGGCCAGCCCCTGATGCCCGACATGTCGACCGCCTCTGGCGACTTGGCCGCCCCCGGGGCCTGCTTCGTGACGCTCAAGAAAAACGGGCAACTTCGCGGCTGTATCGGCTCACCGGAAGCGCACCGCCCGTTGTTGACCGACGTCGCCGTCAACGCCTATGCCGCCGCCTTCCGCGACCCGCGTTTCCCGAAACTGGAGGCATCGGAACTGCCCGAGATCACTCTCTCAATCTCCGTGCTCAGCCCCCAGGCCCCCATGACCGTCCGTGATGAGGCCGACCTGTTAGCCCAGTTGCGCCCCGGCATCGACGGGCTGGTCATCGCCGACGGCGGCAAGCGCGCCCTGTTCTTGCCATCTGTCTGGGAGCAACTACCCGACAAGCGGGCGTTCCTGATGCATCTGAAGCGCAAGGCCGGGATGGCGGGCAATCACTGGTCATCCACGTTCACGGCGCGGCGATTCGTCGCCGAGCAAGCCCAATCTGCGGACCTGCCCGCCGATCGCCCGCTGTGGCGCGCCCAACCGTCATAG